A part of Chloroflexota bacterium genomic DNA contains:
- the trxA gene encoding thioredoxin: MTVLTPLGQSEFEAKVLLAEKPVLVEFGAPWCGPCRLLEPVLEELAAEYGDRVDFYTVDVDQSSELVMQHSVMGVPTVMLFKEGKLLERMTGFRPRKAVEKLFLAKL, translated from the coding sequence ATGACAGTATTGACCCCATTGGGACAGAGTGAATTTGAAGCGAAGGTGTTACTGGCGGAAAAGCCGGTGTTGGTGGAATTTGGCGCGCCATGGTGCGGACCGTGCCGACTGCTGGAGCCTGTATTGGAAGAACTGGCCGCAGAATACGGTGACCGGGTGGACTTTTACACTGTGGATGTGGATCAATCCTCCGAGTTGGTGATGCAGCATTCCGTGATGGGGGTGCCAACCGTGATGCTCTTCAAGGAGGGCAAGCTTCTGGAGCGGATGACCGGTTTTCGGCCGCGCAAAGCTGTTGAGAAGTTATTCCTGGCAAAACTTTAA
- a CDS encoding 2-oxo acid dehydrogenase subunit E2 — translation MDTIGKYQKVPFSKIRELVIDVVEQGLLKHHVKVLLELDVTLAREYLRVYKEKQGVSLSFTGWMAKCIAQAVSENPQVHALRHGHTSMILFKDVDILITVQKTINGEEIPLPFVVRKANEKSVEQINSEIRSAQSQSVAKGAIMLGSNPWFARSYLWIPKFLRSALGRLITHDPFYIKKKTGTVGISAVGMMGNFNGWVIPISPQPLYFSLGGIVRKPGVIDEKILIREYLYLSFVFDHDVVDGAPITHFATCLTSLVESGYGLFTST, via the coding sequence ATGGATACCATTGGGAAATATCAAAAGGTGCCGTTTTCCAAAATCCGGGAATTGGTCATTGATGTTGTTGAGCAAGGGTTATTAAAACATCATGTAAAGGTGTTACTAGAACTGGACGTCACCCTAGCGCGAGAGTATTTGCGCGTCTATAAAGAAAAACAGGGTGTGAGCCTTTCCTTTACTGGTTGGATGGCGAAGTGCATTGCCCAGGCAGTCAGCGAGAACCCACAAGTTCACGCTCTCAGACACGGTCATACCTCAATGATCCTGTTTAAGGATGTGGATATCCTAATCACTGTGCAAAAGACCATCAACGGGGAAGAAATCCCGCTTCCTTTTGTTGTGCGAAAAGCAAACGAGAAATCTGTTGAACAGATTAACAGCGAAATCCGTTCTGCCCAGTCACAGTCCGTGGCAAAAGGGGCTATCATGCTAGGATCCAACCCCTGGTTTGCTAGGTCATATCTCTGGATACCAAAATTCCTCCGCAGCGCACTTGGCCGTCTGATTACCCATGATCCATTCTATATCAAGAAAAAAACAGGAACAGTTGGGATCAGCGCGGTTGGTATGATGGGAAACTTTAACGGGTGGGTGATCCCTATCAGCCCCCAACCGCTCTATTTTTCTTTAGGTGGGATTGTACGGAAACCAGGTGTGATTGACGAAAAGATTTTGATCCGGGAATACCTATATTTGTCTTTTGTGTTTGACCATGATGTCGTGGATGGTGCTCCCATCACTCATTTTGCTACTTGCCTGACCTCATTGGTGGAATCAGGGTATGGTTTATTTACATCCACTTAG
- a CDS encoding sulfotransferase domain-containing protein — translation MTGKGKTEIILSAGMPRAGSAWFYNLTLDIWLAAGRGNIREYREKYPLKTVLTEVNHNIDNFTLRKTMLLMLPYLLGRSFTIKIHFAPYPLGKQLIRAGVIRPAFIYRDPRDALLSAYEYGKRRKDAGHPNAFSHLDTIDKAIDFMHGYMRDWEIWVDIAAPHIFRYEDLLMDYDSQVERLLAFLQLDEINEGITEAIEKSRPKGAAQKEGNHFFKGRIGRHKEAFTEEHLARCEKLFGPYLVRMGYET, via the coding sequence ATGACTGGTAAGGGCAAGACCGAGATTATCCTTTCAGCGGGGATGCCTCGGGCGGGCAGTGCGTGGTTCTATAACCTCACGCTGGATATCTGGCTGGCGGCTGGACGAGGGAATATCAGGGAATATCGGGAGAAATATCCTCTGAAAACGGTCCTCACAGAAGTCAATCACAATATTGACAACTTCACATTGAGGAAGACCATGCTGTTGATGCTCCCCTACCTGTTGGGCAGGTCCTTCACGATCAAAATCCACTTCGCCCCCTACCCGTTGGGCAAGCAGCTCATTCGGGCTGGCGTGATCCGACCCGCCTTCATCTACCGTGACCCACGAGATGCGCTGCTCTCGGCGTATGAATATGGCAAACGGCGAAAAGACGCCGGTCACCCCAATGCCTTCAGCCACCTCGACACCATCGACAAGGCCATTGATTTCATGCACGGCTATATGCGGGATTGGGAAATCTGGGTGGACATCGCAGCCCCCCATATCTTCCGCTATGAAGACCTGCTAATGGATTATGACAGCCAGGTCGAACGCCTGCTGGCATTTCTGCAGCTGGACGAAATCAACGAAGGCATCACCGAAGCAATTGAAAAAAGCCGTCCCAAAGGCGCCGCTCAAAAAGAAGGCAATCACTTCTTCAAGGGCCGGATCGGACGCCACAAAGAAGCCTTCACCGAGGAGCATCTGGCCCGATGTGAAAAGCTCTTCGGCCCCTACCTTGTGCGGATGGGTTACGAAACTTAA
- a CDS encoding sulfotransferase domain-containing protein has product MREQDIINSSKDQLRIWKHSLESANRWKRLSFKDVPPIFGNAFQKSGSHLLLQILYGVMKIAPYRHLEQAPVRMITAEGRQRSLPEIMHDLSKLKPGIIEWGYLSYQPEFVDFFEQNPQVVPLFIYRDPRDQLISSIFYAVDIHKQHAQHDYYASVSMDDCIKTAIRGREVPGLEFLPSIKVQYDRILGWLSNPGMLSFRFEDLVNDPCPQLERLLDFLEAKHVPIQMGRETAVETILDAIQPEKSPTFRKGKTGGWHNHFSDEHIQIFKDVTGDLLIELGYESNNDW; this is encoded by the coding sequence ATGAGAGAACAAGACATTATCAATTCAAGTAAGGATCAACTCCGCATTTGGAAGCACAGCCTGGAATCCGCCAATCGGTGGAAGCGGCTATCCTTCAAAGACGTGCCTCCCATATTTGGCAACGCCTTCCAAAAATCGGGGTCACATTTATTATTGCAAATCCTTTATGGCGTGATGAAAATTGCCCCCTATCGGCATCTGGAGCAGGCTCCGGTGAGAATGATTACAGCCGAGGGACGCCAGCGCAGCTTGCCGGAGATAATGCATGATCTCTCAAAATTAAAACCCGGTATCATCGAATGGGGCTATCTGAGCTATCAGCCTGAATTTGTGGACTTCTTTGAACAAAACCCACAAGTCGTCCCACTTTTTATCTATCGCGACCCCCGGGATCAACTCATCTCCAGTATCTTCTACGCCGTTGATATTCATAAACAGCATGCCCAGCATGACTACTACGCCAGCGTTAGCATGGATGATTGTATCAAAACGGCCATCAGGGGACGAGAGGTGCCTGGCCTGGAATTTCTCCCCAGCATCAAGGTGCAATATGACCGCATCCTTGGCTGGCTGAGCAATCCCGGCATGCTATCCTTCCGTTTTGAGGATCTGGTCAACGATCCCTGCCCTCAATTGGAACGCCTGTTGGATTTCCTCGAAGCCAAACACGTTCCAATCCAAATGGGCCGGGAGACAGCCGTTGAGACTATCCTCGATGCCATCCAACCCGAAAAATCTCCAACTTTCCGTAAGGGAAAAACCGGCGGCTGGCACAACCACTTCTCCGACGAACATATCCAGATCTTCAAAGACGTCACTGGCGATCTGTTGATCGAGTTAGGCTACGAATCCAATAATGACTGGTAA